The DNA sequence TAGTTAGTTGAGGAATTTTAATGAGAACGATGAccattttgatataaaacctgAAAAAATACACTTTTTATGTTTAGTGCGTGGTTTCTACTTTGTAAGTATTACATGTATagattaattttgttatttatataaCTCAGTCTCACTTTCATAGATATCTGCATCCCTTGTCCACCGAATGGGGTATGTCATCAAGGCAAGTTGGAATGCACCACTGGCTATAGAAAACTAGGCACATTATGTGTTGAAGATGGAGATATTAATGAAACTGCTAAGAAACTTGTGCGTAAGTAATATGTACACGCTGTTCTTATCATATGAAGAATAGTCAGTGAAATGTAACTCATTTGCATTTTTAGTTTCTGATATGCTACTTGTACGTTATTAAATATCAGTTGGGATCGGTGGAAGCTCATGTCTGCGAGGCTTATGCACAAAATCTATGTGAGGGGATTGGAAAAGTTTGGGTGTGTATTTCTTTTGCACTTTAAACTCTACATTGCAGGTtaacagatttttttttctcgTGACTTAAATTTTTCTTGCTATGTATTGTCTTTTAGGTTCAGGAGGATGAACTGTGGAATAATATAGAGGAAATGAAACTGATGGAGCATTATGGTTTGGATACCTCCGTCTATATGCTTGCAAAGGGAAGAGCTTTTCAAACTGTTGGACAACTATTAGAGACAAGGGTGAGCAGCAGTGGGTATGTCGTCACAGTTTTGTAAAAGCCCTGATGACTTGCCACATGCTgtgatttttgaaatttgttcgTATTCTACTGGATGCAGGGTTAGAGAACTTAAGTGTCCTGACTCACTAGTGAAACATTACAAGTCGGCTTCATGCTATATCCGCCAGTGGATTGCTGCACATGCGATAGTTCTAGTGCTCGTCTGCGCAGTGGTACTCGATCACAAACACAGAAGCccattcaaatatattacttattattATCAGAATATTGAAGCTTAGTAATAATGCTGGTTTGCAGCTTATTTCATGCTTAATAATACTGCTCAAAGTCCAGCGCAGGCGTCATTTATCATTTAGAGCTGAAGAACTTTACAAAGAGGTGCACAAAGTCATCTTCATTTTTTAGGAATCTTTAAGAAAAATCATTTGAGATATATGATGGTAAAGagctttattttcatattttcctCAATTCTGGCTGTCTTAACTACTAATGTTTcagaatacaaatatttttgaacAATGACTTTAGgaatgatttaaatttgaagATCTCTGGAATTAGCTTAAAGTAATGGTGATTCTATGCCGTTACTCAATCATCTAGCATGATTGCGCACTATATAGATTACTATGGCCCATTTGCTAAACACCGGTGCATTTTGTCTCAATATGGAATGTAGCCCATTTGTAATTAGTTACTGTCCTATGACGGCCCGCTTTAAAGCAATAATTCTCTAGGTATATAGAATAAGAAAGGAAAAACAAATTGAAGTATCCAACAATACCATTATTGCCAATCTATATAAATTTACATGTCAATTCTCATATTTCTCTAGTTTATCGGCTAGTTAATactcaaaataaatattgaaattaGGCATATACAACAGGTGTGCGACATACTTGAAGACACTGCATTAAAGTCGAGGAGTGTGAATGGTGAGGTTGAACCTTGGATAGTTGTTTCATGGTTACGAGATCATCTTCTCTCTCCTAGAGAAAGAAAGAATCCATTGTTATGGAAAAAGGTATTCTCATATAttctttgataaaaatatttgcaCAGTGAATTTATGggcatttaaattttaattggtTATTTTACTCGAGCTTATTGGTCTATTAGTTGTTAGTTCCACTTTCCTATGTTTTTTTCCTAGAAAATCCAAATAAGCACAGTTATAACATTACAATCATGTACTTTAACTACTTCTGTATATCTTAAAGTGGAGATAATTCATGTGGCACTTCATTGGTAATATCTAAATTGTTtatgataaaagaaaataatgaaaAGTAATGTGAAAATTGTAGAAATAATAGAGAAGAGACAAGAGGTTGACTGAATATTTCATATTCGAGATGTTTCTTATATCTATGCTCAGCCTTTAGGGTACTATcgtgatttataaattataaactaagtTATGGGGTTGACTGCATGACGCAGCACAATGACAAGAATAAGATTATAATAACAAGATAATGATAAGCGCAACAAGAACAGTGATTATAAACCTCGGGAGATTGAACCGCAGGACAATCTCTACCCCAAGCTATCCCCAAATTGATACATTATCAATATTCAGAGAagaagttatatatataatcaaagtcTCCCTCCATAAGGAGCTAATACATGCATATAAATAGGCTGTTCACAGACCAACACAGCCAGGTAAAATTAGTAGTTCAACTCCCACCTAACTAGCAATAATATCTAGCTGCAACTACTAACAGCTAGATTGTACACACAGTCAACATACATAGTCACTACCATCATAAGTAGGATACACACTAAACCTGTTTTAAgttaaaactaattttacatATAACTAAATTAGCTActagtaaataaaatatatcccTTTTGTTATTATTCCCCATCATTCTCCCCTTGTTAGAAAAAACTCGACCACGAGTTTTGTAGAAGGCAAGAGTCATGTAAGATTGCGACGGAACCAAAAAGACCTTTATGCACTTCTTCAAAAGTATCAACTCTGTTCTCAAATAACGTTGGAAACTGATCTGCCTGTGAAGgatatttaaacaaatttctggAATGATGAACTCGATGTGTTCAACCTCAATAATATCATCATCGGCCATTTTTTCCTCTTGAACAACTGGAACACTTTCTGCAAAAGATTCCACAAAAATGTCTGTTTTGTGCTCTTTGCAATCCAAAGAATCTGAAACAAGCACATTATCCTCGCGCAACTGATTTTCTGTATTTTTATCTTCAACATGATTGATTTCCAGTGCAATTTCATCTCCTTTGACTATTTCTTCCTTCTCCAAATTGGATTTGTGATTCCCGCTAAGAAGTTGAGGTATAAACATTTCATAAAACCTCTGTTGTCTCTTCTCACTCTTTTCCTCTTCTTTTCTCAATTGAACTTTGTACTTTTGTTTCAAGTTTTCAAGTTCATAATATGATTTATCTAACTCCTTCAATGTAAGCTCATATTCAAATAGCTTGTTTCGATGATAACAGGCATAAATCTCATAGTGTAAGGAATCACATTCATCCTGAAGACAGTGTATATTATCCTTTACTATCTCAATTCCAGACTTTATACGCTTGGACATGATTTAATAGACAGAATTGGGGCTGATTTTCTCAAATTCAGAAGTTTAAGGGTCTGAACAGTCAGTAGATCAGAGGTTACAAAGGCTGCACATATTTGTTTTAAACGCAGCAGCAGTTTAGAAAAGCAGCCGCTTTCAATAAGtttctttttctccttttttcTTTCTTGTCAATTTTCCTCCCTGTTGCTTCTCTCTATGATCTTTCTTGATCTCTTTTCCCAGACCTGTtatcttttctgctttggtgagTAATTGTGGGTGTGATGCTTGTTTCAATTAGTAAGTGTATGGATTGCGTTGTGAGAACTGAAACCGAGTGTTTaaaggtttaaaaaaaaaaaaagagtggtGCAGCTTTGTAGGTTACTGGGCAGCAAATGGAAGTGGTTGAATCTGGTGGTGCCATGGTAGTGATATGATGGTGTTATATTCCTGATTGTTTGGTAAAGAGGAATGGTATTCAAGGACTGAAATTAGGTTTCTGGATTATATGTAGAATTGGTCAGGTTTGGACAGAAATCAGGGTGAATACAGCAGCTGATGAACAGTAACAGTAGGATGAACTTTAACAATGATAACAACCAGAATTTTAGCTCTGACGCCAATTTGACGCAGCACAATGACAAGAATAAGATTATAATAACAAGATAATGATAAGCGCAACAAGAACAGTGATTATAAACCTCGGGAGATTGAACCGCAGGACAATCTCTACCCCAAGCTATCCCCAAATTGATACATTATCAATATTCAGAGAagaagttatatatataatcaaagtcTCCCTCCATAAGGAGCTAATACATGCATATAAATAGGCTGTTCACAGACCAACACAGCCAGGTAAAATTAGTAGTTCAACTCCCACCTAACTAGCAATAATATCTAGCTGCAACTACTAACAGCTAGATTGTACACACAGTCAACATACATAGTCACTACCATCATAAGTAGGATACACACTAAACCTGTTTTAAGTTGAAACTAATTTTACATATAACTAAATTAGCTActagtaaataaaatatatcccTTTTGTTATTATTCCCCATCATTCTCCCCTTGTTAGAAAAAACTCGACCACGAGTTTTGTAGAAGGCAAGAGTCATGTAAGATTGCGACGGAACCAAAAAGACCTTTATGCACTTCTTCAAAAGTATCAACTCTGTTCTCAAATAACGTTGGAAACTGATCTGCCTGTGAAGgatatttaaacaaatttctggAATGATGAACTCGATGTGTTCAACCTCAATAATATCATCATCGGCCATTTTTTCCTCTTGAACAACTGGAACACTTTCTGCAAAAGATTCCACAAAAATGTCTGTTTTGTGCTCTTTGCAATCCAAAGAATCTGAAACAAGCACATTATCCTCGCGCAACTGATTTTCTGTATTTTTATCTTCAACATGATTGATTTCCAGTGCAATTTCATCTCCTTTGACTATTTCTTCCTTCTCCAAATTGGATTTGTGATTCCCGCTAAGAAGTTGAGGTATAAACATTTCATAAAACCTCTGTTGTCTCTTCTCACtcttttcctcttcttcttttctcaATTGAACTTTGTACTTTTGTTTCAAGTTTTCAAGTTCATAATATGATTTATCTAACTCCTTCAATGTAAGCTCATATTCAAATAGCTTGTTTCGATGATAACAGGCATAAATCTCATAGTGTAAGGAATCACATTCATCCTGAAGACAGTGTATATTATCCTTTACTATCTCAATTCCAGACTTTATACGCTTGGACATGATTTAATAGACAGAATTGGGGCTGATTTTCTCAAATTCAGAAGTTTAAGGGTCTGAACAGTCAGTAGATCAGAGGTTACAAAGGCTGCACATATTTGTTTTAAACGCAGCAGCAGTTTAGAAAAGCAGCCGCTTTCAATAAGtttctttttctccttttttcTTTCTTGTCAATTTTCCTCCCTGTTGCTTCTCTCTATGATCTTTCTTGATCTCTTTTCCCAGACCTGTtatcttttctgctttggtgagTAATTGTGGGTGTGATGCTTGTTTCAATTAGTAAGTGTATGGATTGCGTTGTGAGAACTGAAACCGAGTGTTTaaaggtttaaaaaaaaaaaaagagtggtGCAGCTTTGTAGGTTACTGGGCAGCAAATGGAAGTGGTTGAATCTGGTGGTGCCATGGTAGTGATATGATGGTGTTATATTCCTGATTGTTTGGTAAAGAGGAATGGTATTCAAGGACTGAAATTAGGTTTCTGGATTATATGTAGAATTGGTCAGGTTTGGACAGAAATCAGGGTGAATACAGCAGCTGATGAACAGTAACAGTAGGATGAACTTTAACAATGATAACAACCAGAATTTTAGCTCTGACGCCAATTTGACGCAGCACAATGACAAGAATAAGATTATAATAACAAGATAATGATAAGCGCAACAAGAACAGTGATTATAAACCTCGGGAGATTGAACCGCAGGACAATCTCTACCCCAAGCTATCCCCAAATTGATACATTATCAATATTCAGAGAagaagttatatatataatcaaagtcTCCCTCCATAAGGAGCTAATACATGCATATAAATAGGCTGTTCACAGACCAACACAGCCAGGTAAAATTAGTAGTTCAACTCCCACCTAACTAGCAATAATATCTAGCTGCAACTACTAACAGCTAGATTGTACACACAGTCAACATACATAGTCACTACCATCATAAGTAGGATACACACTAAACCTGTTTTAAGTTGAAACTAATTTTACATATAACTAAATTAGCTActagtaaataaaatatatcccTTTTGTTATTATTCCCCATCACTGCACCTGCCTCTCTTGGTTCTTTAACTATCATATACATAACAAGAGAGCATAGCATTGTTTTATATTGTTAGCGTAAAATGTCAGATGGCTATATCTTCCCCTGATCCTCATCTAACACCTCCCTTCTAACTTCCAAATTGATTACATGCATTACAGCTGACAACTTTTCTTGCTGAGAAATATGCCATTATTAAAGGATttgttaatattaattaagttaTTTCTGTTTACTCATAGGTTGAAGAGTTGGTCCAAGAAGATTCTCGTTTAGATAGGTACCCAAAATTGGTGAAGGGTGAATCGAAGGTGGTTTGGGAATGGCAAGGTATAAAAGGCATATCTgctgatatcaaatatttatttaaacttgcATACGTTGCCATGATATTGTCAGTATCACTAATATAAGCGTGTATTGTTATCTATAACCATTATAATGATCGgtatatgatattttattgCTATGATCAGTATTACATGTTGCaatgtttttctttctttttgatgGAGGGTCCCATGTAGGTATATTTCGTTTCTGGTATTTCAAATTTAAGGTTACATATTAGATCTCAAATCTCACAATAGCATGAGATTTGAGTCTTTAAAATTAGTTCCCAGCGACATAAATGTCAAATTTACTGCCAATAAGGAGATTCTCACATCAAATATTTGTACTTACTAACTCTGTTGTGGTTCATCAGACTACAAATTTCTATCTTATTGCAGCTTGTAAGTCGCAGATAATCTCGTGCCTGTAACCTTGTGTCCTTGTCATATTTTTTGTGTCTCTTCTATTGTTCTATGGGGTTATAGTCCATTTTGAACTCTGGAGATTTTATGAGTGTTTATCAGTGCACACATTGGATATATTCATAAATGAGCGATTCATTTTACAGTTTGATCACTTATGCTTATTTCTTTGAGAATATATAACAGACACTGAAAGCTGGTAATGGACGATAAGTATTTCCATCATGTCATGTATCCCATTATCAGCGCTGCACTAAGAATGCCCAAGTATATCAGCGAATGAAATTATTGGTTTTTTGTACTggtaacttgtagtttaatttaaGGCAATGTTGATATGAGAACCGAGAATAGTGTTTTAGACCATCTGTAATCAAATATAATCTCTTTCATAGTTACTTTTTTTTCCCCTTATATATGAAATAACCGTTGCAATAACGTTCTCCTATTCTTCATGTCTTGAAATATACATGGTCGCTTCTTTTTTACTTGTTACAAACTTCTTCTTTCTATTTATGTTGTTCATATCGTCTCCCATTCTTTTGTTAACTACACTCTTGTTAAGTTTTATAGCATTAAGAGGGAGTAATTTTGTTTAGTAGGCAAGTACATGTGTTCCCTTCATGTTAAATTTGAGAACATTTTGATATTAACTATTAATATAGTTCATGTAGTTTCTGCCAAGGAAAGGGTCTAACATGTCTAATTTAAGAGGAGTCAATAGCCATAATATCTAAATTTGTATTTTGTCCTTGAAACACGTCAGTGAATCATCACCAATGATAAATGATACTACTAACTTAACTttcatcaaaattttgaaaattcaaatgttAGGCTAGAGACTGCTCTATAATCGGGCAAGGGAAGAGTTGTGTTTGTTCCTGCAATGAAATAGATATAGTGTCAACTACAAGTCAACAGTTTTGAGAGAGAAACTTGCAAAGCGTGTACTcctaatattatttgtttttttggaAATATCTGAGACTTTTGTGTTCTATTGATATATGATGGTCTAGTTGGAAAGTGTGGCACTCTAAACACCACTTTAGCTGAAAGCTGAAGTATTTCGGTGATGTAGGAGTGCAAAGTAATCTTGTTTAATAATTGTGCACTCACTATTTCTTCCATGTTGACTCCACTTGATGAATGATGTCTGGTGCTTTTGTCTCACAGTGGAAGGTTCTGTAAGCTCTTCAGGAAAGGCAAAGAAGTCTGAAGGTGGCATATCTAAGCGTAGTGTCGGCTCAATTCTAGCATCTAATCAGACACCAAGAAAACAAGAAGCTGGCCACCCTTTATATTCGTGAACATGTAAcagaatcttgtttcagtatgtATCGATGTAGGTCTGTGATTATAGTTAAGATGTGCAGTACATTTTCATAGTATATGTGCAACATAAACCCGTAAACTGCACAATACCGACCGATAAGTAATACTTCTTGTGTCATCTTCATTCTTTATTGAAACCATGACGCACTAATATCCTCCGACCACTAAATTTATATGTTAACCAACCCACATGGGATGATCATTGAGTAATTTAGAGATTATATTGACTATGTGTAACTAACAACAAATGACAAAGATAATTGTACATTGTAAACACAAATGATACCAGTTTCCGTCATGTGTATCCCCTAAAAAGGGCAACATAAAGGCCTGATGCAAAGCAATACAGGAGCAATATTTAAAGTTTGTTTCATACGTAAAATTTCTAAGAAGAATAGAGTGTCACTTGACTTCATTTAAAGGGCTTTTTTCATAGATATCTAAGTCTAAaagaatttttgtaaaaatattggcactttttaaaacaaattgcaaaatttTACTATGTTTCAAAaagtttttgcaaaaatacggaggTTGCATATACAACCATATATTCAACTATTAGCAATCATATATACAATCATAAATGCAACTTAAAAAGTTTCtgttaaaaattacatttaattgcataataagttgcaatgAGTTGCAAATGACGAAAATGAGTATATCGGCAAAGCTAATACTCATATTTCAAAAGTAACCATGAAATCAACTGAAAAATAATgagaaaatcaattaaaaacaaCTCAACAAATTTTCGaagaaacattttttttactACCCTAAATGTACATCATCACAAGCGCATTACAAACAAACACATTACACTCCACAAG is a window from the Daucus carota subsp. sativus chromosome 8, DH1 v3.0, whole genome shotgun sequence genome containing:
- the LOC108192282 gene encoding uncharacterized protein LOC108192282 isoform X2, with protein sequence MASLSTPPKRRRRAQPRTPNSSSSPSSILASLEPSPTLLPSKKSEFLKLLGVVTIASFVAFSSNYLINFFNNHSTPFCDMDLSLSPSDICIPCPPNGVCHQGKLECTTGYRKLGTLCVEDGDINETAKKLLGSVEAHVCEAYAQNLCEGIGKVWVQEDELWNNIEEMKLMEHYGLDTSVYMLAKGRAFQTVGQLLETRVSSSGVRELKCPDSLVKHYKSASCYIRQWIAAHAIVLVLVCAVVCDILEDTALKSRSVNGEVEPWIVVSWLRDHLLSPRERKNPLLWKKVEELVQEDSRLDRYPKLVKGESKVVWEWQVEGSVSSSGKAKKSEGGISKRSVGSILASNQTPRKQEAGHPLYS
- the LOC108192282 gene encoding uncharacterized protein LOC108192282 isoform X1 translates to MASLSTPPKRRRRAQPRTPNSSSSPSSILASLEPSPTLLPSKKSEFLKLLGVVTIASFVAFSSNYLINFFNNHSTPFCDMDLSLSPSDICIPCPPNGVCHQGKLECTTGYRKLGTLCVEDGDINETAKKLLGSVEAHVCEAYAQNLCEGIGKVWVQEDELWNNIEEMKLMEHYGLDTSVYMLAKGRAFQTVGQLLETRVSSSGVRELKCPDSLVKHYKSASCYIRQWIAAHAIVLVLVCAVLISCLIILLKVQRRRHLSFRAEELYKEVCDILEDTALKSRSVNGEVEPWIVVSWLRDHLLSPRERKNPLLWKKVEELVQEDSRLDRYPKLVKGESKVVWEWQVEGSVSSSGKAKKSEGGISKRSVGSILASNQTPRKQEAGHPLYS